In Phocoena sinus isolate mPhoSin1 chromosome X, mPhoSin1.pri, whole genome shotgun sequence, a genomic segment contains:
- the PLP1 gene encoding myelin proteolipid protein isoform X1 has protein sequence MGLLECCARCLVGAPFASLVATGLCFFGVALFCGCGHEALTGTEKLIETYFSKNYQDYEYLINVIHAFQYVIYGTASFFFLYGALLLAEGFYTTGAVRQIFGDYKTTICGKGLSATVTGGQKGRGSRGQHQAHSLERVCHCLGKWLGHPDKFVGITYALTIVWLLVFACSAVPVYIYFNTWTTCQSIATPSKTSASIGSLCADARMYGVLPWNAFPGKVCGSNLLSICKTAEFQMTFHLFIAAFVGAAATLVSLLTFMIAATYNFAVLKLMGRGTKF, from the exons ATGG GCTTGTTAGAGTGCTGTGCGAGATGTCTCGTAGGGGCCCCCtttgcttccctggtggccactGGATTGTGTTTCTTTGGGGTGGCACTGTTCTGTGGCTGTGGACATGAAGCACTCACTGGCACAGAAAAGCTAATTGAGACCTATTTCTCCAAAAACTACCAGGACTATGAATATCTCATCAATGT GATCCATGCTTTCCAGTATGTCATCTATGGAActgcctctttcttcttcctttatggGGCCCTCCTGCTGGCTGAGGGCTTCTACACCACCGGCGCAGTCAGGCAGATCTTTGGCGACTACAAGACCACCATCTGCGGCAAGGGCCTGAGTGCAACGGTAACAGGGGGCCAGAAGGGGAGGGGTTCCAGAGGCCAACATCAAGCTCATTCTTTGGAGCGGGTGTGTCATTGTTTGGGAAAATGGCTAGGACATCCCGACAAG TTTGTGGGCATCACCTATGCCCTGACCATTGTGTGGCTCCTGGTGTTTGCCTGCTCTGCTGTGCCTGTGTACATTTACTTCAACACTTGGACCACTTGCCAGTCTATTGCCACCCCCAGCAAGACCTCTGCCAGTATAGGCAGTCTCTGTGCTGATGCCAGAATGTATG GTGTTCTCCCATGGAATGCCTTCCCTGGCAAGGTGTGTGGCTCCAACCTTCTGTCCATCTGCAAAACAGCTGAG TTCCAAATGACCTTCCACCTGTTTATTGCTGCATTTGTGGGGGCCGCAGCAACACTGGTTTCCCTG CTCACCTTCATGATTGCTGCCACTTACAACTTTGCCGTCCTGAAACTCATGGGCCGAGGCACCAAGTTCTGA
- the PLP1 gene encoding myelin proteolipid protein isoform X2, whose translation MGLLECCARCLVGAPFASLVATGLCFFGVALFCGCGHEALTGTEKLIETYFSKNYQDYEYLINVIHAFQYVIYGTASFFFLYGALLLAEGFYTTGAVRQIFGDYKTTICGKGLSATFVGITYALTIVWLLVFACSAVPVYIYFNTWTTCQSIATPSKTSASIGSLCADARMYGVLPWNAFPGKVCGSNLLSICKTAEFQMTFHLFIAAFVGAAATLVSLLTFMIAATYNFAVLKLMGRGTKF comes from the exons ATGG GCTTGTTAGAGTGCTGTGCGAGATGTCTCGTAGGGGCCCCCtttgcttccctggtggccactGGATTGTGTTTCTTTGGGGTGGCACTGTTCTGTGGCTGTGGACATGAAGCACTCACTGGCACAGAAAAGCTAATTGAGACCTATTTCTCCAAAAACTACCAGGACTATGAATATCTCATCAATGT GATCCATGCTTTCCAGTATGTCATCTATGGAActgcctctttcttcttcctttatggGGCCCTCCTGCTGGCTGAGGGCTTCTACACCACCGGCGCAGTCAGGCAGATCTTTGGCGACTACAAGACCACCATCTGCGGCAAGGGCCTGAGTGCAACG TTTGTGGGCATCACCTATGCCCTGACCATTGTGTGGCTCCTGGTGTTTGCCTGCTCTGCTGTGCCTGTGTACATTTACTTCAACACTTGGACCACTTGCCAGTCTATTGCCACCCCCAGCAAGACCTCTGCCAGTATAGGCAGTCTCTGTGCTGATGCCAGAATGTATG GTGTTCTCCCATGGAATGCCTTCCCTGGCAAGGTGTGTGGCTCCAACCTTCTGTCCATCTGCAAAACAGCTGAG TTCCAAATGACCTTCCACCTGTTTATTGCTGCATTTGTGGGGGCCGCAGCAACACTGGTTTCCCTG CTCACCTTCATGATTGCTGCCACTTACAACTTTGCCGTCCTGAAACTCATGGGCCGAGGCACCAAGTTCTGA